AAAAATATTTATGTCCGCTAATTTAGAAGTACTGAATGGATGTGAAGGTCTTCAGTTCGGAAACGGAACCTGATTCGGTCCCGTCCAACTCGCTCCGTTATTCGTAGTGGTATACCAGTACAGTCCGGTTCCGGTCGCACTCGGAACGCTGATGAATATCGTAATTGCGTTCGTGGAATCAATGGTGGAAGTGTAAGCGTTCGCGTAAAAAGAGGATCCTGCGGCTCCCAAAGGCAAAGCGCTCGTATCAACGAGAGTCCAGGTCGCTCCCGCATCCAAGCTGACGTAAAGAGGAGAATACCCTGCTTGAGCGGAAATCTCGGGGTACATGGTGGAAACTAAAACTCCGGATCCGGAAACTCCCATCCGCGCCACGGTTTGGCTGATCGAACTCGTCGTCGTCAAATACAAAGGAGGAGTGACGTTCACAGTGGTAAAAGTGGCGCTCGAACTCACGGTAAAGTTCGTGACCGGCGTAGTATTGATACGCAAAGAAGTCGTAGCGGAACCCACATCCAAAAAGAAGGCTTGGCTATAGCCGTCCGCAAACGCCCAGGATGCATTACTCCCGTTGAGCGTAAAAGGGGTATACCCGTACGACGATATAAGAGAAGTAGTGACGTTAGAAGAAAGTCCGGCGCTGGAAACGGACTGTCCGCTCATGGAATACGCACCGGAAGAACCGGAAATTCCGAAACCGCAAAATTCATATCCGGTGCCC
The genomic region above belongs to Leptospira fletcheri and contains:
- a CDS encoding LIC11996 family lipoprotein, which codes for MKSMQSRLSRTAAGFFLLFICSGCMKFQEASLDPQSNFSLLTTLLGIGDSVGYNSFPDMYQRFRTVGTGVQFSYITRQKGLQPSVLDLLFTGGSTGTYTVSTNVPGSGLLSSTIALNAGANGSASGFYAMFEVTGTNTYYFAQGVLPLTQGANLNFTQVTPPMGGTGFTSIYYNSGYYYWCESGASYNCYRAISFPSSGTSIANLTTCVGPKSSGTGYEFCGFGISGSSGAYSMSGQSVSSAGLSSNVTTSLISSYGYTPFTLNGSNASWAFADGYSQAFFLDVGSATTSLRINTTPVTNFTVSSSATFTTVNVTPPLYLTTTSSISQTVARMGVSGSGVLVSTMYPEISAQAGYSPLYVSLDAGATWTLVDTSALPLGAAGSSFYANAYTSTIDSTNAITIFISVPSATGTGLYWYTTTNNGASWTGPNQVPFPN